A window of Thermus oshimai DSM 12092 genomic DNA:
CGGCCCAGGGCACCTCGTAGCGGACCAGGGAGGCCACCCGCAGGAAGGTCCTGGTGAACGCGCGGTAGGTCTTGTCTCCCCGAACCTCGAGGCGCTGCCGCCCGAAGCGGGGAAGCCGCCCCGCCAGGCTCCCCGGGGGGAGGTGGAGGGCCGCCTCCAGCCGCTCCACCGCCCGCAGGGAGCTGGGGATCCCTTTGCCCCTGATCCATTTCCGGAGGGTGGTTCGGTCAACCCCCACCTCTCGGGCCAGGGCCTTCAGGCCCAACCCCGCCCGCTCCATCGCCCACCGGAGGGCCTCCGCGAAGTCCGGGGGCATCCCCGCGAGGGTCTGCCTCTGGAGGGCGAGGGTCCTCGCCTGTTTGACCGCCGCGGTGAAGTGGGGACGGGGCTTTCCCTCGATCAGTTCCAGTTTTTGCGCGAGTTCCTTGATGGCGGCGTCGTCCAGGGAGGCCAGCCAGGCGTAGAGGTCTGAGACGCCTTCGGGTAAAACCTTGGCGATTTGCCTGACGTGGCTCGCGTAGGACCGATTAGACCGGTTGGCGATCTCCCGCGCGATCTCCTCTATGAGGTCCAGGGGGTTTGTTGCTAGTGCCACCACTACCTCCTTGCGATATAGGACCGCCAGGAGGATAATGGCGCCGTGGGGTCCTTTTAGGATCCCGGGGGAGACGAGCCGGGGAGACCTGGGGGTAGGGCCCCGGCTTCGTCCGTTCAGCGCCCGTCCTCGATGGCGGCATGACCGACTCCCAACAGCTTCAGCGCGGTCTGGACCTCCTCGTCCCCGCGCCACACGGTAGTCCCCAGGGCGGCAGCCACCTCCAGACCCGCAGGGGTCAGGACGTACTGCCCCTCCCGGCGCTCCACCAGGCCCTCCCGTGTCAGGGCCCGGAGCATGGCCCACGTGGCGTCGGGCGTGCGGCCCAAGGCGTGGGCCAGCTCGACCCCCGTGGGGTAGCGCCCCTCGGTGGCCAGGAACCTCAGGATCCCCCGGAAGACCTCCTGGCGCCTCCGGGTGAGCCCAGCTATGGGTGAGGGGCGCATCACGTTAAGATTAACTCGAAACCCCTTTTCTGTCAATAGCGCGTCCGGAACTTTCCCCGTAACTTTCCCCCCCACCCGCCCCAGGGGGAGGTCGGCTCAAGGAGGGTAGGTCGGCACACGGCCCTTCCAGAGGGCTTTCCCGCTGTGCCGACCTCTGAGCTGACCCCTGTGCCGACAACGTTTCGGCTCAGAGGGGGGTTGACTCAAAACAGGGGGGGTCGGCACAGAGGTTGACTCACGAGAAAAGCCCGTGCTGAAGAGCCTATATCTCTTTCTTATGTTCTTAAAAAAAATGATAACTCAGAGGTTGACTCAGACGATGAGAAAGGCACTTCTTCCTCCTTTTGAGTCAACCTTGTCCGCTCTGTCTCTTGGGGTCTGAGCCGAAAGTTTCACAGGGGGGGAAAGTTCCACCGCCGTGATGGGTCATCTGTGTAAACGGGTCTACCAGGGGCAGGTGTTTACATGATGCCCGGAAAAACCCCGTCGGAACGGATATATGGGTTAACCATAAAGGTATTAGCTTGTCCCGGAGGTTGTATCCCTAGAGCACCCATTTGTAAACCGCTCCTTCGCACAAAATCCCGTCCCCAACGGCAAAAACCGATTTCGGCCTTTATGGGACGATTTCCAGACTGATTGCGCCCCGTTTACACGCAACCCTCGGGGGAAAGTTCCAACCCCCGCCCGCGCGGGTTGCGATGAGAAAGGCTTTGCGCCTCTCTTCACGAAACTTTCCCTCGTGAAGGGAGGAATGTTCCGTCCCCTCTGCCCTTTTCTCCGAGGGGTAGCCCCCGCCTCTCAGGGTTCAGGGGAGGGCAAGAGCTTTTCGAGGGCCCCCCCGATCCTCTCGTGAACCTTCACGGTCTCCACGCTCACCCGCACCGCCCGCCCGATGAGGTCAAGGAGATACCTGGGTTCTTCCCTCTCCCTGAGGTAGCGGTTGGGATCCCACACGATGGCCTCCCCCTTCCCCCTCGGGACCTTCTCCTCCACCTTCCAGAAGCGGACCATCCACTCCAGGGGGGAGTACCCCCCAGGCCGCCAGAGGAAGGCCTCCTGGGGGATGCCCTCTATGCGGATCCAGTCGTTGTACCTCAGGGTCCCCCCTTTCTTGTCGAGGCGCATCTTCTCCACCCGGTATCGCTGGTAGGGATCCTCAGGGGCATTCGCCTCCTCGCGCACCTTGGGGGGGGCTTCCTTCCAGGGGTCCAGGGTTTCGTATTCCGTGTGGAGCCTGATGAGCTCCTGCCCGGCCCGGGCGAGCTCCTCGAAGAGGGCGGGATCTTCGGGAATGGGGATCCGGGGCAGGTACATCTTGAGGCCTTTGGCGAGGCGTTTGGCGTAGAGGGGGTGGCTGAGGACGGCGTAGATGTAGGCGAAGGCCTGACCCCAAGGCTTCCCCCAGCCGGCGGAGGAACTCCTCCTTGAGGTTGAGCCTGCGGGTGGGGGTAGGGCTCCCGGCTTCCAAAAGCCTGGCTCCCTTTCCCTTTGGAGACTCGGGCAGGTCGTAGACGTAGAGGGGGTAGAGCTGGGCTTTTGAGAGGAAGTCAAGGCTCGTTATCCGGGCTGTGGCCATGGCGCTGAACGCATTACTCCCCTTTCCCGCCACGGCGATGGCCAGGTTCTCCGCCTCGGGGGTGGGCCAGATGCGGGGGAGCTGGTAGGTGGAGTTATTGCTGAAGGTCTTGCTGAAGGTCTTGCTGAAGTAGGGGTACATGGGGACAAAGGGAGTACGCTGACGCGTGACTCGCTGGGTCCAGGGGGTCAAGACCCCGCCCTATCGGGTCAGGGGAGGTCAGGTGGTGGAGACCGGGTAGAGAGGATGGATGGGAAGGGTCAGGAACTGGGTCAGCCCCGAAGGGGCTATCTTGCTTGAGTCCCGCTTCAGCGTGATGGTGCGGTCTTTGGGGCTTCACAGGGTCTGGTGGCCTGGGTGAACCTCATCTTCCTGGTCCAAAACCTCAGCAAGGTAGCCTAACGGCTGACTCGTAGTCGGGTGCTTCTGGGGCTATGAGGTAGCACACAAAGGCATACCTCTTCTTTACCCCGAGAGGGAATATCGGTCAATTTTAGGGGTCCGTCCTAGGGGGCTTGGATCTTTTCCTAACTTTCCA
This region includes:
- a CDS encoding type ISP restriction/modification enzyme, whose amino-acid sequence is MTSSQKPSSTPSTSTTCPSLQREREPGFWKPGALPPPAGSTSRRSSSAGWGKPWGQAFAYIYAVLSHPLYAKRLAKGLKMYLPRIPIPEDPALFEELARAGQELIRLHTEYETLDPWKEAPPKVREEANAPEDPYQRYRVEKMRLDKKGGTLRYNDWIRIEGIPQEAFLWRPGGYSPLEWMVRFWKVEEKVPRGKGEAIVWDPNRYLREREEPRYLLDLIGRAVRVSVETVKVHERIGGALEKLLPSPEP